Genomic segment of Gloeocapsa sp. PCC 7428:
GCGACAAAACATTCACATCACCATCCACTCTTTCTAATAACTCACCCGATGTGCGTGATTTATAGAACGATAAATCTAATTGAATGCAGTGTTCTACAATATCTGCTCTAAGCGCGTTAGTCGCAGTCCAAGCAACGTTTTCGCCTAGATAAGTCGCAACAACTGATAATAACTGCGTTAAGAATGCAGCACCAATGAAAAGTAATGCAGCAATAAATAAAACTTGCCCAGATGCACCAGCAATTGAAGTATCAATAAAATAGCCTAGAATTTGCGGACTCAGAACTTGTAAGCCAATACTTGTCAGCAATGCAACCGCAAACAACGCAACGCGCCCTTGCTGCGGCTTTAAGTAGCCACCTAGTAGCTTGGCATACTGCTTAATAGGAACATTCATGTAAGTGTATATTAGTAGCTATTAGCTTTTGTCAAGCTAACTGTTTTATTACCATCGATTACCGAAATACATACTTTTCGGCAACTTTCCAGTAACGAGAAAAACGCTTAAGGTCGATATAGCCGTCGTAGTTTAAGAAGGGTTCGATAGCTAGCACTTCTAATGACATCGATTTTTCAATTTCATCACAAATCGCATCAAAGCGCGGGCTAGGGCTTTCGGCGGTGACAACAAGGTTAGCATTGTGTTCTTGCGCAAACGCCATCACTTCGGTAGCGACATCGCCGCGCCGGATGGTTACGGGTAATTCGAGTAAGCACTCGTAGATAAAAGTTAGGCGTTTGAGGCTTAATTGCCATTCTGCAATCAGGGCGTCATCCCAAACCCAAATCGCTGGTGCATTTGCGTAAGCTTTAAGCGCAGGATTGTATGGACTGAGACAATCACCGTGTACCCAAATAATCGGTTGATTCATTCAAATTCTGAAAGAGTATTTGTAGTAGCTAGAAAATTATGCCATTAGCTGCTATTGAATAGATGATGCTTAAAAACGTATTTTTTTGCTTTAGTAGACGAGAATTTCGCTACATTTACTTCAATCCTAATGAAAAGCTCGTTTAGGAATATTATTCTCGGCGCGATTACCTTCGGTAGTGCGCTTGCGCGATCGCATTTGTCTCCACCATTATCATTGCGGTGATGGGATATGTGCTAGCGGGCTGGAGTCTCTTAGATGCAGTGTATATGTCAGCTATCACCATTTTTGGTGTAGGCTATGGCGAAGTACGACCAATTACCTCACCAGCACACGAGTTTTTACAATTTTGGTCATTGTCGCAGGCTACACGTCGGTAGTGTTCATCGTCGGTGGTATTGTGCAGCTGGTGATTGATAGTAATGGCGATCGCCGACGCGAAAGCCGAAGCCAAAGGTTATTTTGTCAAACATGGCAATGCAGCAGATGAAACCATATTATACGCTGTTGGTATCCAACGCGCTAAAGCTTTAGCGACTGTACTTCCTGATGATGCAATTAATGTCTTTTCAAACACGAAATATTGCTTGAAATCGGCGATACAGTTATTGTTATGGTACATCGTGGCGATATCCCTCAATTTGCTAAGAATTACGTATTAAAACGCGATATTAGATACCGAGGCTCGCGAAAATAAGAAGAGTATAGCTCATCAGCTTTTTTAGTACAAATCCATCTGGAGTTAGGCTTTATTTTTCTACCAGGCTCATTATTCTTGAATAGAATAATCTGTAATGTTGAGTCAGAATGAAAGCTTCCGAAACAACACTCCGTAACTTACTAGAAGGTACTAAACAATTTCAAATTCCACTTTTTCAGCGATCGTACTCTTGGAAAAAGGAAAACTGGGAAATACTGTGGGAAGACTTAATGAGTCTCTACAGAGAAGAAATCAAAGGCTATTATTTTCTAGGCCCAATAGTAACTCAAGCTGTACCTGGTACCGCAGACGGAATTTCACCATTTGTTGTCATCGATGGACAACAACGCTTAACAACACTAACAATTATTCTAGCAGTTTTGCGAAACTATCTCAAAAAAACTGACAAAGTTATAGCAAACGAAGTTCAGGAGTTGTATTTAATTAACAAATTTAAGAAGGATAATGATATTTATAAGGTATTGCCGACACAAAGCGATCGCGAAGTTTATCAAAGCATTATTACAGCAAAAACAGTTAAAGATATAAATAAAGTAGGATTAATCTATGAAGCTTATAATTTTTTTGAAGCAAAGTTTAAAAAACCAGGGCTTGAGGACGGTAACATACTAGATCTCAACAAATTCAAAGCGATTCTTCTAGAACAAATTTTATTGGTTAATATTACCTCTGATGAGGACGATAACCCTTATCTTATTTTTGAAAGCCTCAATAACAAAGGAGAAGAATTAAGTCAAATAGACCTGGTGCGAAATTATATTTTTATGAAAATACCTGCTCACGAACAAGAAGTGGTATATAAAAATCTTTGGTTGCCCTTACAATCAAAATTCAAGCATTATACAGGAGATGACTTTGCCAATGAATTAACAAATGCCTTTTGGTTTTACCTGCGTAAAGATGGTAATGCGATTAGTCAAAAGGAAGTCTACAAAGCAATAAAACAAAAATTTGATTCATCTCAAGCAACTGTCATAAGTCAACTCGAAGAAATCATTCAGTTTGCTAATTATTACTTACGCCTCAACTTTGAAAATGAAGAGCCCAATGATAGCTTAAAGCGATGGTTCAAACGACTCAAAAGGCTAGATTTTACTACTTGTCACATATTCTTACTCAACGTATATCGAGATTATGAAGAAGGAAAAATATCGCTAGCAGAGTTTGAGCAAATTATAAGATATTTAGAGTCCTATTTTGTCCGGCGTTGGCTAACAGGAATCTCTACTAGAGCGCTGGGTACAGTTTTCAATGATTTATATAATGATGTGAAAGAAAAAGAACCCAACAATTTAGTTGAAGGCTTACGTCAAACTCTCAGAAGCTTTAAAACTACTAAAATTTTTCCAGAAGATGCAAAATTTCGTGAAGCACTTATTCAAAACACTTTATACAGTAAAACTTCTGGACTAAATGATAGAGTTAAGCTACTACTAGAAAGTATTGAAGCCACGTTAACTAAAGAACAAGTCAATTTTGAAAATTTGAATTTAGAGCATATTATGCCTCAAACTTTAAATAAGCAATGGCAAGCAGATTTAGGTGCTAACTACAGTAAAATTCATAAAGAATGGATACATAATTTAGGTAATTTAACACTAACAGGTTATAATTCTGAACTCTCTAATAAAAGTTTTGCTGAAAAGCGATCGCTCTTGACTGCTAGCAACGTGACCTTAAACCAGTATTTCAAAAACATCAGCGCTTGGAACGAAGAAGAAATTAAAAAGCGTGCTGAACATTTAGCTGATATAGCCCTAAAAATTTGGGTTCGATAAGTTCATTAACATAGCAATTATGCACTTCTCTTCACTAGCCACTAGTCACTCATTACGAATCACTCTTTCACTTCCTCCTAACTCCTAACTCGTCGCCCCTTTTTCCCCCGTTGCCAACTTTGACTACCACGGTTGTTACTAAACTCTCCTTTAGGAAACAACCGTTGCTCTAACTCTTCATAACTGCCTTCAAAGTCACAACTACCATATAAAGGACATTGACGACAATACACTCCTTCGGTGTAGCGTTCTAAATTCTCGCGATTGAAATAATACGGCTTATGACTAAAAGTACTTGCAACCCACTGCCATGACATATTATTACTCGCTGGATCGCCGTCTAAAAGATGTTCTAAAAACCACTTTGCGCCAGTTTGCCAACGCACACGCCGCCAATGCACAATGTATGCTGCTAGCCACATCCGCATATGATTATGTAAATAGCCAATTTCCCTTAAATCGCGGCTAAAGCTATCGATGCACACCCGTTTACTCGTTCCATGCGCAATATCTTCGGGTAATTCTTGTTGATATTCTTCTACTTTGTAGCCAGTTTTATAAGGTTCTTGATCTTCCCAAATACCATTACCTAACTTGACATACAATCGCTGCCAATAATCACGCCAACCTAGTTCATTAATGAGTTTTGTTGCTTCATCTTGATGTTTCACTTTTTGCAAAACATAGTCTCGAATTTCAGCTAAACTGAGAACTCCATAACGAATATATGGTGAAAGCTTTGTCACTGCACCTGTTAAAAAATTTCGCGATTTAGTATACTGGGCTGCATCGACTTTTTCTAATGCTGTTTCTGCGGCTTTTCGTCCTCCCACAATTTGAGAAATATGATTGTCACGTGCTGCTTCTGGGAATTGTTCGCGTAAGTAGGCAACTAACTCATCACGGCTAGCGAATTCACGCTGCATATTTTTGCTCATTTCAACTATGTCTTCTATAATTTAAATATCAATACTTAGTTAATTTTCAGATGTACATAACATACTCTTTAAAAGATAACACAACTTAAGATAATATTTTTTCTTGTCAAGAAAATGATTCAAGTTATTCAATCTCGTAATATTGGCATTGCTTACTTAGAGGAAAAGTTTGGTCTTCAACTCTCTAATGAAGAACAATTCTTTGCAGAATGCTTATTAGAACACTATGTAGAACCTAATGAGCAAGAAAAATGCTATCTAAATAGAGTAAAATCAAACTACTTAAATCTGGCTAAACAACGTCCGATTTCTGAAGAATTGGTAAAAATGGTAGTGTTATCACCATTACTTGATTTGGCAGGTTTTTATCGTCCTCCTTTTTATGTAGAAACTGAAGAATCTATAGAAATCAGACAAGAAGATGAAGGAGAAGTTGTAAAAGGTAAAATTGATGTCTTAGTTTTAAAGCAACAGTTTTGGTTACTTGTTATTGAATCAAAGAGTACTGTATTTTCTTTGTATATAGCAATATCGCAAGCTCTAGCTTATATGCTAAGCAGCCCATATCCAGAAAATCCGGTATTCGGATTAGTTACAAACGGTAGTGAATTTATATTTCTCAAGCTTCTTAAACAAGACATTCTTCAGTATGCACTATCTGAGCAGTTGACGCTGCTTAAGCGTGAAAATGAGTTATATAAAGTTCTCGGTATATTGAAAAATATAAGACAAGTATTAAGTTAGGAAATATGGTTCATCGCCCGATTTATTTAGATAACCATGCAACTACGCCTGTAGATGAGCGTGTGTTAGTCGCAATGTTACCATACTTTACAGAACGCTTTGGCAATCCATCGAGCACAAGTCATCTTTATGGTTGGGAAGCAGAGGCGGCGGTTAAACAAGCACGGAATATTTTAGCAGAGGCGATCGCTGCAACACCCGAAGAAATTATCTTTACTAGCGGGGCGACAGAGGCGAATAATTTAGCGATTAAAGGAGTTGCTGAAGCTTACTTTCAAAAAGGGCGGCATATTATTACGGTACAAACCGAACATAATGCAGTGCTTGACCCGTGTGAGTATTTGCGATCGCTTGGTTTTGAAATCACATTGTTACCAGTACAAAACGACGGATTAATCGATTTAACTGAATTAGAAACAGCATTTCGCCCTGATACGGTATTAGTTTCTGTGATGACGGCAAATAATGAAATTGGCGTGTTGCAGCCTTTGGCAGAAATTGGGCAAATGTGCCGCGATCGCAATGTTCTATTTCACACTGATGCTGCGCAAGCAATTGGTAAAATTCCGCTAGATGTGCAGGCGATGAAAATTGATTTATTATCAATGACTGCACACAAGGTTTATGGCCCTAAAGGTATTGGCGCATTATACGTACGGCGGCGCAATCCTAGAGTCCAACTTGCGCCACAGTTACACGGTGGGGGACACGAACGCGGAATGCGATCGGGAACCTTG
This window contains:
- a CDS encoding NAD-binding protein, producing MAIADAKAEAKGYFVKHGNAADETILYAVGIQRAKALATVLPDDAINVFSNTKYCLKSAIQLLLWYIVAISLNLLRITY
- a CDS encoding DUF262 domain-containing protein — translated: MKASETTLRNLLEGTKQFQIPLFQRSYSWKKENWEILWEDLMSLYREEIKGYYFLGPIVTQAVPGTADGISPFVVIDGQQRLTTLTIILAVLRNYLKKTDKVIANEVQELYLINKFKKDNDIYKVLPTQSDREVYQSIITAKTVKDINKVGLIYEAYNFFEAKFKKPGLEDGNILDLNKFKAILLEQILLVNITSDEDDNPYLIFESLNNKGEELSQIDLVRNYIFMKIPAHEQEVVYKNLWLPLQSKFKHYTGDDFANELTNAFWFYLRKDGNAISQKEVYKAIKQKFDSSQATVISQLEEIIQFANYYLRLNFENEEPNDSLKRWFKRLKRLDFTTCHIFLLNVYRDYEEGKISLAEFEQIIRYLESYFVRRWLTGISTRALGTVFNDLYNDVKEKEPNNLVEGLRQTLRSFKTTKIFPEDAKFREALIQNTLYSKTSGLNDRVKLLLESIEATLTKEQVNFENLNLEHIMPQTLNKQWQADLGANYSKIHKEWIHNLGNLTLTGYNSELSNKSFAEKRSLLTASNVTLNQYFKNISAWNEEEIKKRAEHLADIALKIWVR
- a CDS encoding FAD-binding domain-containing protein gives rise to the protein MQREFASRDELVAYLREQFPEAARDNHISQIVGGRKAAETALEKVDAAQYTKSRNFLTGAVTKLSPYIRYGVLSLAEIRDYVLQKVKHQDEATKLINELGWRDYWQRLYVKLGNGIWEDQEPYKTGYKVEEYQQELPEDIAHGTSKRVCIDSFSRDLREIGYLHNHMRMWLAAYIVHWRRVRWQTGAKWFLEHLLDGDPASNNMSWQWVASTFSHKPYYFNRENLERYTEGVYCRQCPLYGSCDFEGSYEELEQRLFPKGEFSNNRGSQSWQRGKKGRRVRS
- a CDS encoding cysteine desulfurase family protein, with the translated sequence MVHRPIYLDNHATTPVDERVLVAMLPYFTERFGNPSSTSHLYGWEAEAAVKQARNILAEAIAATPEEIIFTSGATEANNLAIKGVAEAYFQKGRHIITVQTEHNAVLDPCEYLRSLGFEITLLPVQNDGLIDLTELETAFRPDTVLVSVMTANNEIGVLQPLAEIGQMCRDRNVLFHTDAAQAIGKIPLDVQAMKIDLLSMTAHKVYGPKGIGALYVRRRNPRVQLAPQLHGGGHERGMRSGTLYPPQIVGFAKAVEIALAEQATETQRLTMLRDKLWQKLSQVPGIHLNGHPTQRLPGNLNISVEGVDGAALLLGLQPVMAVSSGAACSSAKIAPSHVLMALGHSETLAYASVRFGIGRFNTEEEIERVGEYAIATIASLRQQAMMV